The DNA region cattagtcctttgaacCGGGACAATGTAAgagctatacgtactagcatgcactttgatccagtttaccgactccattgagggtcatcaggtggcgaggttgggtgtagtttcaaaatacataGTAGCAAATGCATTgaagtcggggattcaccgttcgcctacgagtgaagatatcctatgagttctgatgagttaatagttcaaggaatctctggccagagtaagaaatgtgctttagggaaaggtgttttcctagttgcacatgccatgccactattagcactcaaagataaatcgcatcgttatcgaattcatatacaactctcgatataccaatggttgtagattcgaACGGGATATATGTGtcgaagggaccatactgtacgttaaccatgactaaaggttttTGCCGGCACTATCAGttatacctaggggatcatgcgGCGATTCTACTAGATGcttttaccatgatccgatgggtccaattagaaatgagttctgacattctagatcaaggtgttgatgaaaagaatggggctaactagggtaagcccaaataagaaaaaatgttattctgaatcacatggagatgtgaacccacagctagctgtatctctaaaccattgagggtcacacaagtatcgaattctgtgttcccgttgagatagtcaaatttcaaggagttggaatttggcgactataaaTTGATAGAGATAaaaaaagaagcttataaagtagtttatgagctgattccataggatggaagaaatgaaagttggcaggattgctaaataaggaaatAGAGTGGAaatgcctgttttgtgaaggagttcactaaaactaaCAGCTgtcaaatatggcaactaccatttatggtaagttctaaatttggcaagtgaaaattttgatattcgaaattttcgattttcattatgtGAGAAAGATTTGCATCCTTGGTACATCGGCGCTTTCAGATCATCtatcggggttataatgagttcagaatcatttttttagtgaattttgaatttaataattaaatgattgtgatAGTAGGGATGACAACTAATATGCACAAATTCgcataaatattctagaggaatctagaattaaattaaccaaggagttagtttataaattgaataagtgttatttaatttaatatacatatacatgtatatatattttttatggtgatataaattatgtgtgtatataatatcattatatcatgtattattaaaggttaataaatacattatatattaaatatatgagagtttaaatataatgaaattattagagtccttgtgggagaggaactcctaattagatcaggagtctcactctatatatacaccaAAAGGACTCATAATTAAAAACCCTAATTTTtgcacacaaaacaaaacaaaatctctcCCTTCCTTGTCAAGAAACGGCCACCAAAAGGGTTGGTTAGAAAATTTTTTTCCTACAAAGCAAATTAGATTTGCTTgattattgattaagaatcaataattaTTGGTTAATGGTTGATTAAGAATCCATTAGCACAAAATCATGATTAACAATCATGAAACCCACGGCCATCTCACAAATTTTCATGAAGAAATTTCGGCCGTTTGGTATCCTTCCACCGACGCACCGCCATCCCTGCACTgtctccggattttggaaattcggaggtTACAGTCTCAACGCATAAATCGTTaggattttctagtgcaaaccgTACGAGAAAAACAGCATCTGATTGTGGACTTAATTAGACGATCAAAGGAAGgacgttcgtagggatttacaagaagggctattTCCGCGTATAAACGGGAACAATTTGGAGTCCAGCGTTCTAAAAGCAAAGGTATgattctaaaacaccctatgaatggtTTTAAACACAtgacgcccaagaacaaaaaatttttaacttccgctgcacactagtagaaaaatcggattttacttcggcaggctttacttcggcaataataaattacgaagtaatacattaccaataacttcaataataacacaagcgaagtattttacttcggatgtttaaaaacacgggcttcactatattttttattatattttacttcggcatatcaatgttgatgaagtaaaaaataagaaaaataactTCATGTTGAAGTAATAAGATGAACCGCGCAGATTAACAAAGGAAACTAAACTATACTGAACATTTAGCGAGCGAATTTAATCAGCGACGGTGTTTAACCGTCGCTGATTTAGTCAGCGACGGTGTTTTAAAAAACCATCgcaattagcgacggattttcaAAAAATGGCACTATTAGCGATGGTATTTTAGAAACCGTCGCTGATTACGATTATATCATATATCCTTCTGAGACGAGCTCATTAGATCGATCcacattttccttcaaaattaaccctaacaccacgccgttccactcaccgtCGTTCGCTTCGAACACCACCACCGTTCAAAGCAACTTCTCGTCTCTGGAAAGTAATTCGGCCGATTCAAAACAACGTTTCGTCTCTCTCGATGTTTTTCGTGGCCTCACCGTCGCTGTACGCCTCCGTTAAATCTAGatatttgatgattttataATTCCTGGAGAAATTTATGTTCTTTTTATGCTTCGCCGttcttttcttttcctttttttagtTGTTTATCATTTGCGATGTTTATGTGTATATAGCTGATGATTTTAGTTGACAATGCTGGAGAAGCGTTTCCATCTATAAATCACGCGCCGTGGTTCGGAGTTACGCTGGCTGACTTTGTGATGCCATTTTTTCCCTTCGTAGTTTGTGTTTCTGTGAGTCTCGTGTTCAAGGTATGGAGAGTAAAAAATGGCTTCTTGTTTCTGATGTCTGTGAACTTTATAAAGTGGAGTTTGGTCGATTAGTTTTTGGTGGAGACGGTGCATCTTGCATGAATTGAGGTGCTAGttcgttaatttttttttgttttgttatgCAGAAAGTAACAAACAGATCAGCAACCACGAAGAAAGTGATTATACGGACTGTATGGCTCTTTCTGCTAGGAGTGATTCTTCAAGGTCTCAAATTTATCGATTTTAGCATTTTTTGTTAAAATTGTCTAGTCTCTGATTGAAGTCCATGAAACAATGAGTTGCTTGATTCGGCAAGTGGGGTCTAGCATAATTGGACTGTGAAATTTGCCACTGATGAattatctttttcttctttgatgGAGATGAGATGTATTTATCAATGGGCGAGTCCtcagttttgatttattttaacaCCACCTACTCATAAACTTAATCTTGTGCTTAGGTGGGTATTTTCATGGACGCAGCCATCTAACTTATGGGGTTGATTTGGAGAAAATACGCATGATGGGAGTGCTGCAGGTAATACAACTTGCATTTTTGCCACGTGATGATGTTATGGTCATACATGATTAAAAGGAAAATGTGGTTGACAAGCTTTAGAGGCTTCCTTATATAGACTGGCCTCCAGATAAACTGGCTCAGAGGGGACAGATAAACTTGAAACAAGAAGTTGGGTTGCTTCAGATTTTGTTGGAGTTTAAGGTGATCTGGTTTTGTATTTTCCTGTTTTTTTGGTCTATATCTGTCCTCACGCAAATGTAAATGCAACTAACCACCTTGAAGGAATTGACTGGTACTTAACATTGGTTCCCTCATATCGGATTGAACTCGAGACTCTTGTTGTCTGCGTTTATTGGTACACGCATcatgttaatcatatcaaaattgtcTCATATATTAATTCTTTTACGTTTATCCTCAAATTAATATGGTTTTACTTTTTTGTGACAGCTTGTTCTtcgaaaaaaatatattgtacaCGGGAATtcttataattgtttttaagcATGGGTTAATTATATTTGTGTTCCAAGATTAAGTTTTAATTTTCCTAGCTAGCTTGGCGGCTCATCCAGCCTTACGTTTTTTATGTTTTAGTAATTATAATTGACACATATTTGCAGGGGCATATCCGAGTTTAGGGCGCGCATTTCTTCACCAGAAATTAAAGACAATTTATGCCTTTTGTTTGTGTTTTGTATGCTTTCGGTTTGATGTGTTATATATGTGTGCGTTACTGGTCCATGGATAAATAAATTTGCTTGGTGTTCGATATGCTACATCATTTTTCTATTTGGGTGGTGACTTGTTTCAAGTTTTGtggtttttcaaaattatttatataatatcttGATTAAATTGGTTTAGTAAGTGCAATTGTCTTCATGCAATTGGGGTAATCTGTAATGGATGTAGACTAGATGGAAACAACAGGCGCTATCTCAGCTGGAGAGTGGTGacatgttatgaatttttatccGGTGTTATTTCAAGATGCAAATGAAAAAAGTTCGTACTTTCAAATGAAACCTGCCTCTACcagtactgatatattttatatctgtcaatttttatttgaaatagaaGAATCTaatgtattttctttttcaaatttcagtttgcagGATGCATCAAGAACCAATATTACACCCAATATCAATATGACGAGGTCAGAAGTGAATGGAGTGAATTATTTTACTCCTATGTAGGTGCTTAGATGGATGGTGTATGTTGgacaaatattttgtttgtcattGTGGATTTTTGGATATACTTTTGGTTTTGTGGATACATTTTTTGGGTTACTTGTGgattgatgaatatgtaattgtggattcgtggatattaataatttttagatggataatttatgaatttaattatattagtgtattaagtcatatattgcgaagtctttttttaacaattacttcatcaaaataaaaaaaagaagtgTAACAGGTAAATTACTtcattgttatttgcaaatttttaagtaacataatattaaatacttCGTCAATAAGAAATCAGACGAAGTGATAGAATTAATTTACTTCAACATTGTTCTGTAAAAGCTGAAGTTGTTTTGCgcaattacttcatcaaaatacaaattattgaagtctttcgaaccacttacttcgtcattaaatgtaaattgtgaggtaacataatataaaatacttcaacaaataggataaatgctGAAGTTATAGATTGTATTTACTTCcacaaataggataaattgtGAAGTTGTTTGTGTCTATTACCTCATCAAAATACATAACTACGAAGTCTTTCAGATGAATTACTTCGTcgattattgtaaataatgaagtaaactattataaactacttcgctaaataataattaggacaaagttatatataatatattacttcattatttacaataatcgatgaagtaaaacacatttcttacttCGGCACCGGTAAACCGGCTAAAGACTTCAGTATTTTCAATCATACAACTTCGGTTATTATGCGAAGTAAAAGGTACATCTATTACTTCACGTACATATACTTCGGCAATTAACTA from Primulina tabacum isolate GXHZ01 chromosome 14, ASM2559414v2, whole genome shotgun sequence includes:
- the LOC142524054 gene encoding uncharacterized protein LOC142524054, translated to MILVDNAGEAFPSINHAPWFGVTLADFVMPFFPFVVCVSVSLVFKKVTNRSATTKKVIIRTVWLFLLGVILQGGYFHGRSHLTYGVDLEKIRMMGVLQVIQLAFLPRDDVMVIHD